CGGACCGCGCGGCGGCGGTCGCGGCGCGGCGGCGGGCCGCCCGGCCGAAGACGTCGCGTCCGGCTGCCGCGTCCGGGGTCAGCCCGTCGGCGCCCAGCAGCACGTTCTCCCGCACCGTGAGGGTGGGGATGAGCTTGATCGACTGGAAGGTGCGGGCGATCCCGGCCCGGCTGACGACGTGCGCGGGTGACCCGGTGAGGTCGGCGCCGTCGAGCTCGAGGCGGCCGCCGGTGAGGGGCTGCACCCCGGAGACCGCGTTCACCAGCGTGGTCTTGCCCGACCCGTTGGGCCCGACGACACCGTGCACCTTCCCGGGGCTCACCGTCAGGGAGATGCCGTCGACGGCCTTCACCCCGCCGAACCACACACGCAGGTCGTGGACGTCGAGCCGGCCGGTCATGAC
This sequence is a window from Pseudonocardia petroleophila. Protein-coding genes within it:
- a CDS encoding ABC transporter ATP-binding protein — translated: MTGRLDVHDLRVWFGGVKAVDGISLTVSPGKVHGVVGPNGSGKTTLVNAVSGVQPLTGGRLELDGADLTGSPAHVVSRAGIARTFQSIKLIPTLTVRENVLLGADGLTPDAAAGRDVFGRAARRRAATAAARSADEALERLEIAHLADRAPDELSYGTRRRIEIARALAARPTLLLLDEPLAGMSRGERAEVAGVIRRLGDEGLTLFVVEHDLRTLLGICDHLFVMNFGRLIAEGPPRETAAGPEVQEAYLGRSRGAA